The following proteins come from a genomic window of Venturia canescens isolate UGA chromosome 4, ASM1945775v1, whole genome shotgun sequence:
- the ClC-c gene encoding H(+)/Cl(-) exchange transporter 5 isoform X2 — translation MNSLSIEDYQEFDALEMTISAIDSGNSGDARLQNSALRRGGNFSSDEDMLDVNHQTGSHQGGNNAYTDRSIRLDDSSSHFSADSDDIPGIGQYEDFHTIDWQRDIARDRMRHRYIVKKKHDSICDLVKGALDASSGWLCVLFVGLFTGVAAGIIDIGASWMTDLKFGICPQAFWLNKEQCCWSYNETTFDGGNCSQWLPWPEVFSRSKNGAGPYIISYMFYIAWALLFASLSASLVRMFAPYACGSGIPEIKTILSGFIIRGYLGKWTLIIKSVGLILSVSAGLSLGKEGPMVHIACCIGNIFSYLFPKYGRNEAKKREILSAAAAAGVSVAFGAPIGGVLFSLEEVSYYFPLKTLWRSFFCALIAAFVLRSINPFGNEHSVLFYVQYNKPWIFFELIPFVMLGIIGGVIATLFIKANLYWCRYRKTSKLGQYPVTEVLVVTVVTAIIAYPNPYTRMSTSQLIYLLFSQCGVSNADMLCDYNRNFTNVNSAIESAAAGPGVYNAVWLLVLTLFLKLIMTIFTFGIKVPCGLFIPSLCLGAIVGRIVGIGMEQLAYNYPHIWMFSEECSTGVGCITPGLYAMVGAAAVLGGVTRMTVSLVVIMFELTGGVRYIVPLMAAAMASKWVGDALGKQGIYDAHIGLNGYPFLDSKEEFQHTTLAADVMQPKRNEALHVLTQDSMTVEDVENLLKETEHNGFPVIVSKESQYLVGFVLRRDLNLAIANAKRMMEGITRQSPVIFTSGNNLQVHSPAPLKLKKILDMAPITITDQTPMETVVDMFRKLGLRQTLITHNGRLLGVITKKDVLRHVKQLDNEDPNSVLFN, via the exons ATGAACTCGTTGAGCATCGAGGATTATCAAGAATTTGACGCCTTAGAGATG ACAATAAGCGCCATAGATTCTGGTAATTCCGGCGATGCAAGATTGCAAAACAGCGCTTTAAGACGAGGAGGAAATTTTAGTAGCGACGAAGACATGCTGGATGTAAATCATCAAACAGGCTCACATCAAGGGGGTAACAATGCCTACACAGATCGTAGCATTCGCCTTGACGATTCATCGTCGCATT TTTCAGCCGATTCTGACGATATACCAGGAATCGGCCAGTACGAGGATTTCCACACGATAGATTGGCAACGTGACATAGCCCGCGATCGCATGAGACACAGATACATCGTTAAAAAGAAACACGATTCTATTTGTGATTTGGTGAAAGGTGCACTCGACGCGTCATCGGGATGGCTTTGCGTTTTGTTTGTTGGCCTTTTCACAGGTGTAGCTGCTGGAATAATAGATATAGGTGCGTCCTGGATGACGGATCTGAAATTTGGTATTTGTCCTCAAGCTTTTTGGCTCAATAAGGAACAATGTTGCTGGAGTTACAACGAGACTACTTTCGATGGCGGAAATTGTTCTCAG TGGCTACCATGGCCCGAAGTCTTCAGTCGTTCGAAAAATGGAGCAGGACCTTACATAATCTCATATATGTTTTACATTGCGTGGGCTCTCTTGTTCGCATCACTTTCGGCATCCTTGGTGAGAATGTTTGCTCCATACGCATGTGGTTCCGGTATACCCGAg ATAAAAACTATACTCAGTGGTTTCATTATTCGTGGATATTTGGGTAAATGGACACTAATCATCAAATCCGTCGGCCTCATACTCTCCGTTTCGGCCGGTTTGAGTTTGGGCAAAGAAGGACCGATGGTTCACATAGCTTGCTGCATCGGaaacatattttcttatttattcCCAAAATACGGTCGAAACGAAGCGAAAAAAAGGGAGATTTTGTCAGCTGCTGCAGCAGCTGGTGTGTCAGTCGCTTTTGGGGCACCCATTGGAGGTGTTTTGTTCAGCTTGGAAGAG GTCAGTTATTACTTCCCTTTGAAAACATTGTGGCGATCATTCTTTTGCGCTTTGATAGCAGCATTTGTTTTGCGTTCAATAAATCCGTTCGGCAACGAGCACTCGGTATTGTTCTACGTGCAGTATAACAAACCATGGATATTTTTCGAGCTGATACCATTCGTGATGCTAGGAATTATCGGA GGTGTAATCGCGACTCTGTTCATCAAAGCCAACTTGTACTGGTGTCGTTatcgaaaaacatcgaaacTCGGTCAGTATCCGGTGACTGAAGTTTTGGTCGTAACTGTCGTCACGGCCATTATCGCATATCCAAATCCATATACGAGGATGAGCACAAGTCAACTGATTTATCTATTGTTCAGTCAATGTGGTGTTTCGAACGCTGATATGTTGTG TGATTATAATCGAAATTTTACGAACGTCAATTCAGCGATCGAAAGTGCCGCCGCAGGGCCCGGTGTTTACAACGCTGTGTGGCTATTGGTCTTGACGCTTTTTCTCAAACTGATTATGACAATATTCACATTTGGCATAAAAGTACCGTGCGGTCTCTTTATCCCATCACTTTGTTTGGGTGCGATCGTTGGACGTATCGTTGGTATAGGAATGGAACAACTCGCCTACAATTATCCACATATTTGGATGTTCAGCGAGGAGTGTTCTACCGGTGTTGGCTGTATAACGCCAGGATTATACGCAATGGTTGGTGCGGCTGCCGTTTTAGGTGGTGTGACTAGGATGACCGTGTCTTTGGTCGTCATTATGTTCGAATTGACCGGCGGTGTCAGATACATTGTTCCTCTGATGGCTGCCGCTATGGCGAGCAAGTGGGTCGGCGATGCACTCGGTAAACAAGGCATTTACGATGCTCATATCGGACTCAATGGGTATCCATTTTTGGATAGTAAAGAAGAATTCCAGCATACAACCCTTGCCGCAGATGTTATGCAACCCAA ACGAAACGAAGCTCTGCACGTTCTTACCCAAGACTCAATGACTGTCGAAGACGTTGAAAATTTGCTGAAAGAAACGGAGCACAACGGTTTTCCGGTTATTGTCTCGAAAGAGTCACAATACTTGGTCGGTTTTGTACTGAGAAGAGATTTGAATCTTGCTATTGCAAATGCAAAAAGAATGATGGAAGGTATTACCAGGCAGTCACCAGTGATTTTTACCAGCGGTAATAACCTCCAGGTTCATTCACCAGCTCCCCTGAAACTCAAGAAAATTCTTGATATGGCACCGATAACGATCACCGATCAAACTCCGATGGAGACCGTAGTTGATATGTTTAGAAAATTAGGTCTCCGACAAACCCTTATTACACACAATGG GCGACTTTTGGGTGTAATTACGAAGAAAGATGTGCTGAGGCACGTGAAACAACTGGATAACGAAGATCCGAATTCCGTGttattcaattga
- the ClC-c gene encoding H(+)/Cl(-) exchange transporter 5 isoform X1 produces the protein MEKFPLKGTSSSTSTVAVHPAVPTSYNSVDAQTISAIDSGNSGDARLQNSALRRGGNFSSDEDMLDVNHQTGSHQGGNNAYTDRSIRLDDSSSHFSADSDDIPGIGQYEDFHTIDWQRDIARDRMRHRYIVKKKHDSICDLVKGALDASSGWLCVLFVGLFTGVAAGIIDIGASWMTDLKFGICPQAFWLNKEQCCWSYNETTFDGGNCSQWLPWPEVFSRSKNGAGPYIISYMFYIAWALLFASLSASLVRMFAPYACGSGIPEIKTILSGFIIRGYLGKWTLIIKSVGLILSVSAGLSLGKEGPMVHIACCIGNIFSYLFPKYGRNEAKKREILSAAAAAGVSVAFGAPIGGVLFSLEEVSYYFPLKTLWRSFFCALIAAFVLRSINPFGNEHSVLFYVQYNKPWIFFELIPFVMLGIIGGVIATLFIKANLYWCRYRKTSKLGQYPVTEVLVVTVVTAIIAYPNPYTRMSTSQLIYLLFSQCGVSNADMLCDYNRNFTNVNSAIESAAAGPGVYNAVWLLVLTLFLKLIMTIFTFGIKVPCGLFIPSLCLGAIVGRIVGIGMEQLAYNYPHIWMFSEECSTGVGCITPGLYAMVGAAAVLGGVTRMTVSLVVIMFELTGGVRYIVPLMAAAMASKWVGDALGKQGIYDAHIGLNGYPFLDSKEEFQHTTLAADVMQPKRNEALHVLTQDSMTVEDVENLLKETEHNGFPVIVSKESQYLVGFVLRRDLNLAIANAKRMMEGITRQSPVIFTSGNNLQVHSPAPLKLKKILDMAPITITDQTPMETVVDMFRKLGLRQTLITHNGRLLGVITKKDVLRHVKQLDNEDPNSVLFN, from the exons ATGGAGAAGTTTCCGCTGAAAGGTACTTCGTCATCGACATCGACTGTGGCAGTTCATCCTGCCGTACCCACATCTTATAACTCCGTAGATGCTCAG ACAATAAGCGCCATAGATTCTGGTAATTCCGGCGATGCAAGATTGCAAAACAGCGCTTTAAGACGAGGAGGAAATTTTAGTAGCGACGAAGACATGCTGGATGTAAATCATCAAACAGGCTCACATCAAGGGGGTAACAATGCCTACACAGATCGTAGCATTCGCCTTGACGATTCATCGTCGCATT TTTCAGCCGATTCTGACGATATACCAGGAATCGGCCAGTACGAGGATTTCCACACGATAGATTGGCAACGTGACATAGCCCGCGATCGCATGAGACACAGATACATCGTTAAAAAGAAACACGATTCTATTTGTGATTTGGTGAAAGGTGCACTCGACGCGTCATCGGGATGGCTTTGCGTTTTGTTTGTTGGCCTTTTCACAGGTGTAGCTGCTGGAATAATAGATATAGGTGCGTCCTGGATGACGGATCTGAAATTTGGTATTTGTCCTCAAGCTTTTTGGCTCAATAAGGAACAATGTTGCTGGAGTTACAACGAGACTACTTTCGATGGCGGAAATTGTTCTCAG TGGCTACCATGGCCCGAAGTCTTCAGTCGTTCGAAAAATGGAGCAGGACCTTACATAATCTCATATATGTTTTACATTGCGTGGGCTCTCTTGTTCGCATCACTTTCGGCATCCTTGGTGAGAATGTTTGCTCCATACGCATGTGGTTCCGGTATACCCGAg ATAAAAACTATACTCAGTGGTTTCATTATTCGTGGATATTTGGGTAAATGGACACTAATCATCAAATCCGTCGGCCTCATACTCTCCGTTTCGGCCGGTTTGAGTTTGGGCAAAGAAGGACCGATGGTTCACATAGCTTGCTGCATCGGaaacatattttcttatttattcCCAAAATACGGTCGAAACGAAGCGAAAAAAAGGGAGATTTTGTCAGCTGCTGCAGCAGCTGGTGTGTCAGTCGCTTTTGGGGCACCCATTGGAGGTGTTTTGTTCAGCTTGGAAGAG GTCAGTTATTACTTCCCTTTGAAAACATTGTGGCGATCATTCTTTTGCGCTTTGATAGCAGCATTTGTTTTGCGTTCAATAAATCCGTTCGGCAACGAGCACTCGGTATTGTTCTACGTGCAGTATAACAAACCATGGATATTTTTCGAGCTGATACCATTCGTGATGCTAGGAATTATCGGA GGTGTAATCGCGACTCTGTTCATCAAAGCCAACTTGTACTGGTGTCGTTatcgaaaaacatcgaaacTCGGTCAGTATCCGGTGACTGAAGTTTTGGTCGTAACTGTCGTCACGGCCATTATCGCATATCCAAATCCATATACGAGGATGAGCACAAGTCAACTGATTTATCTATTGTTCAGTCAATGTGGTGTTTCGAACGCTGATATGTTGTG TGATTATAATCGAAATTTTACGAACGTCAATTCAGCGATCGAAAGTGCCGCCGCAGGGCCCGGTGTTTACAACGCTGTGTGGCTATTGGTCTTGACGCTTTTTCTCAAACTGATTATGACAATATTCACATTTGGCATAAAAGTACCGTGCGGTCTCTTTATCCCATCACTTTGTTTGGGTGCGATCGTTGGACGTATCGTTGGTATAGGAATGGAACAACTCGCCTACAATTATCCACATATTTGGATGTTCAGCGAGGAGTGTTCTACCGGTGTTGGCTGTATAACGCCAGGATTATACGCAATGGTTGGTGCGGCTGCCGTTTTAGGTGGTGTGACTAGGATGACCGTGTCTTTGGTCGTCATTATGTTCGAATTGACCGGCGGTGTCAGATACATTGTTCCTCTGATGGCTGCCGCTATGGCGAGCAAGTGGGTCGGCGATGCACTCGGTAAACAAGGCATTTACGATGCTCATATCGGACTCAATGGGTATCCATTTTTGGATAGTAAAGAAGAATTCCAGCATACAACCCTTGCCGCAGATGTTATGCAACCCAA ACGAAACGAAGCTCTGCACGTTCTTACCCAAGACTCAATGACTGTCGAAGACGTTGAAAATTTGCTGAAAGAAACGGAGCACAACGGTTTTCCGGTTATTGTCTCGAAAGAGTCACAATACTTGGTCGGTTTTGTACTGAGAAGAGATTTGAATCTTGCTATTGCAAATGCAAAAAGAATGATGGAAGGTATTACCAGGCAGTCACCAGTGATTTTTACCAGCGGTAATAACCTCCAGGTTCATTCACCAGCTCCCCTGAAACTCAAGAAAATTCTTGATATGGCACCGATAACGATCACCGATCAAACTCCGATGGAGACCGTAGTTGATATGTTTAGAAAATTAGGTCTCCGACAAACCCTTATTACACACAATGG GCGACTTTTGGGTGTAATTACGAAGAAAGATGTGCTGAGGCACGTGAAACAACTGGATAACGAAGATCCGAATTCCGTGttattcaattga
- the Idh gene encoding isocitrate dehydrogenase [NADP] cytoplasmic, whose translation MSILLHCVSKTNTNFIKAAVARLYTTSKLISLRTNSSILSSTVLSADRTSCSLVRNFSVSSVIMAKIKAGAVVDVLGDEMTRIIWDSIKEKLILPYLDIDLHTYDLGIENRDATSDQVTVDCAEAIKRYNVGIKCATITPDENRVVEFNLKQMWKSPNGTIRNILGGTVFREAIICKNIPRLVTGWNTPIIIGRHAHADQYKATDFVVPGAGKLEITWTGENGQKIHHTVHEFKGAGIAQAQFNTDESIRAFAHSSFQYALSRKYPLYLSTKNTILKKYDGRFKDIFQEIYDAEYKTKFEVEGIWYEHRLIDDMVAYAMKSNGGFVWACKNYDGDVQSDSVAQGYGSLGLMTSVLLCPDGRTVEAEAAHGTVTRHYRQYQQGKETSTNPIASIFAWTRGLLHRAKLDNNKPLEKFAETLERVCISTIEQGFMTKDLAICIKGMDKVTRKDYLETFEFINKLAENLKKEFHP comes from the exons ATGTCTATCCTGCTGCACTGTGTGTCCAAGACGAACACGAATTTTATAAAAGCAGCTGTCGCTCGACTTTATACCACAAGCAAATTAATATCGCTGCGGacgaattcatcaattttatcgTCGACAGTACTCAGTGCCGATCGAACAAGTTGTTCACTTGTCAGAAATTTCAGTGTATCGTCTGTTATCATGGCTAAAATTAAG GCAGGAGCTGTAGTGGATGTTCTTGGGGATGAGATGACCCGGATAATTTGGGACTCGATAAAGGAGAAGTTAATTCTACCATATTTGGACATAGATCTTCATACATACGATTTAggaatcgaaaatcgcgatgcGACGTCTGATCAAGTGACGGTAGATTGTGCAGAGGCGATAAAGCGTTACAACGTCGGTATAAAATGCGCGACGATAACACCGGATGAGAATCGAGTAGTGGAATTCAATTTGAAGCAAATGTGGAAGAGTCCAAACGGAACGATTCGTAACATTCTCGGTGGAACGGTGTTCCGCGAAGCAATAATATGCAAAAACATTCCTCGTTTGGTAACTGGATGGAATACACCGATAATAATAGGAAGGCATGCTCACGCGGATCAGTACAAAGCGACTGATTTCGTGGTCCCTGGTGCGGGCAAGTTGGAAATAACGTGGACAGGAGAAAACGGTCAGAAGATTCATCACACGGTGCACGAGTTCAAGGGCGCGGGTATAGCACAAGCTCAGTTCAATACGGATGAGAGTATTCGAGCGTTTGCTCACAGTTCCTTCCAGTATGCTCTTTCCCGAAAGTATCCACTTTATTTGTCAACGAAAAACACTATTCTCAAAAAATACGACGGTAGAttcaaagatatttttcaagaaatttacgaTGCCGAATACAAGACAAAGTTCGAAGTTGAAGGAATCTGGTACGAGCATCGTTTGATCGATGATATGGTAGCTTACGCGATGAAATCAAACGGTGGTTTCGTATGGGCGTGCAAAAATTACGACGGGGATGTACAATCCGATTCCGTGGCTCAAGGCTACGGTTCGCTGGGCCTTATGACCTCGGTGCTTTTGTGTCCTGACGGACGTACCGTTGAAGCTGAGGCTGCTCACGGAACTGTCACTCGCCACTATCGTCAGTACCAACAGGGAAAGGAGACCTCTACCAATCCAATTGCTTCGATCTTCGCGTGGACCCGAGGTCTTCTTCATCGCGCCAAACTCGACAATAACAAGCCTTTAGAAAAGTTTGCTGAAACCCTTGAAAGAGTTTGCATCAGTACGATCGAACAGGGCTTCATGACCAAAGATCTCGCAATTTGCATCAAGGGCATGGACAAAGTCACCAGGAAAGATTATCTTGAAACTTTCGAATTTATAAACAAACTCGCCGAGAACCTGAAGAAAGAATTTCATCCCTGA
- the ClC-c gene encoding H(+)/Cl(-) exchange transporter 5 isoform X3, which produces MLDVNHQTGSHQGGNNAYTDRSIRLDDSSSHFSADSDDIPGIGQYEDFHTIDWQRDIARDRMRHRYIVKKKHDSICDLVKGALDASSGWLCVLFVGLFTGVAAGIIDIGASWMTDLKFGICPQAFWLNKEQCCWSYNETTFDGGNCSQWLPWPEVFSRSKNGAGPYIISYMFYIAWALLFASLSASLVRMFAPYACGSGIPEIKTILSGFIIRGYLGKWTLIIKSVGLILSVSAGLSLGKEGPMVHIACCIGNIFSYLFPKYGRNEAKKREILSAAAAAGVSVAFGAPIGGVLFSLEEVSYYFPLKTLWRSFFCALIAAFVLRSINPFGNEHSVLFYVQYNKPWIFFELIPFVMLGIIGGVIATLFIKANLYWCRYRKTSKLGQYPVTEVLVVTVVTAIIAYPNPYTRMSTSQLIYLLFSQCGVSNADMLCDYNRNFTNVNSAIESAAAGPGVYNAVWLLVLTLFLKLIMTIFTFGIKVPCGLFIPSLCLGAIVGRIVGIGMEQLAYNYPHIWMFSEECSTGVGCITPGLYAMVGAAAVLGGVTRMTVSLVVIMFELTGGVRYIVPLMAAAMASKWVGDALGKQGIYDAHIGLNGYPFLDSKEEFQHTTLAADVMQPKRNEALHVLTQDSMTVEDVENLLKETEHNGFPVIVSKESQYLVGFVLRRDLNLAIANAKRMMEGITRQSPVIFTSGNNLQVHSPAPLKLKKILDMAPITITDQTPMETVVDMFRKLGLRQTLITHNGRLLGVITKKDVLRHVKQLDNEDPNSVLFN; this is translated from the exons ATGCTGGATGTAAATCATCAAACAGGCTCACATCAAGGGGGTAACAATGCCTACACAGATCGTAGCATTCGCCTTGACGATTCATCGTCGCATT TTTCAGCCGATTCTGACGATATACCAGGAATCGGCCAGTACGAGGATTTCCACACGATAGATTGGCAACGTGACATAGCCCGCGATCGCATGAGACACAGATACATCGTTAAAAAGAAACACGATTCTATTTGTGATTTGGTGAAAGGTGCACTCGACGCGTCATCGGGATGGCTTTGCGTTTTGTTTGTTGGCCTTTTCACAGGTGTAGCTGCTGGAATAATAGATATAGGTGCGTCCTGGATGACGGATCTGAAATTTGGTATTTGTCCTCAAGCTTTTTGGCTCAATAAGGAACAATGTTGCTGGAGTTACAACGAGACTACTTTCGATGGCGGAAATTGTTCTCAG TGGCTACCATGGCCCGAAGTCTTCAGTCGTTCGAAAAATGGAGCAGGACCTTACATAATCTCATATATGTTTTACATTGCGTGGGCTCTCTTGTTCGCATCACTTTCGGCATCCTTGGTGAGAATGTTTGCTCCATACGCATGTGGTTCCGGTATACCCGAg ATAAAAACTATACTCAGTGGTTTCATTATTCGTGGATATTTGGGTAAATGGACACTAATCATCAAATCCGTCGGCCTCATACTCTCCGTTTCGGCCGGTTTGAGTTTGGGCAAAGAAGGACCGATGGTTCACATAGCTTGCTGCATCGGaaacatattttcttatttattcCCAAAATACGGTCGAAACGAAGCGAAAAAAAGGGAGATTTTGTCAGCTGCTGCAGCAGCTGGTGTGTCAGTCGCTTTTGGGGCACCCATTGGAGGTGTTTTGTTCAGCTTGGAAGAG GTCAGTTATTACTTCCCTTTGAAAACATTGTGGCGATCATTCTTTTGCGCTTTGATAGCAGCATTTGTTTTGCGTTCAATAAATCCGTTCGGCAACGAGCACTCGGTATTGTTCTACGTGCAGTATAACAAACCATGGATATTTTTCGAGCTGATACCATTCGTGATGCTAGGAATTATCGGA GGTGTAATCGCGACTCTGTTCATCAAAGCCAACTTGTACTGGTGTCGTTatcgaaaaacatcgaaacTCGGTCAGTATCCGGTGACTGAAGTTTTGGTCGTAACTGTCGTCACGGCCATTATCGCATATCCAAATCCATATACGAGGATGAGCACAAGTCAACTGATTTATCTATTGTTCAGTCAATGTGGTGTTTCGAACGCTGATATGTTGTG TGATTATAATCGAAATTTTACGAACGTCAATTCAGCGATCGAAAGTGCCGCCGCAGGGCCCGGTGTTTACAACGCTGTGTGGCTATTGGTCTTGACGCTTTTTCTCAAACTGATTATGACAATATTCACATTTGGCATAAAAGTACCGTGCGGTCTCTTTATCCCATCACTTTGTTTGGGTGCGATCGTTGGACGTATCGTTGGTATAGGAATGGAACAACTCGCCTACAATTATCCACATATTTGGATGTTCAGCGAGGAGTGTTCTACCGGTGTTGGCTGTATAACGCCAGGATTATACGCAATGGTTGGTGCGGCTGCCGTTTTAGGTGGTGTGACTAGGATGACCGTGTCTTTGGTCGTCATTATGTTCGAATTGACCGGCGGTGTCAGATACATTGTTCCTCTGATGGCTGCCGCTATGGCGAGCAAGTGGGTCGGCGATGCACTCGGTAAACAAGGCATTTACGATGCTCATATCGGACTCAATGGGTATCCATTTTTGGATAGTAAAGAAGAATTCCAGCATACAACCCTTGCCGCAGATGTTATGCAACCCAA ACGAAACGAAGCTCTGCACGTTCTTACCCAAGACTCAATGACTGTCGAAGACGTTGAAAATTTGCTGAAAGAAACGGAGCACAACGGTTTTCCGGTTATTGTCTCGAAAGAGTCACAATACTTGGTCGGTTTTGTACTGAGAAGAGATTTGAATCTTGCTATTGCAAATGCAAAAAGAATGATGGAAGGTATTACCAGGCAGTCACCAGTGATTTTTACCAGCGGTAATAACCTCCAGGTTCATTCACCAGCTCCCCTGAAACTCAAGAAAATTCTTGATATGGCACCGATAACGATCACCGATCAAACTCCGATGGAGACCGTAGTTGATATGTTTAGAAAATTAGGTCTCCGACAAACCCTTATTACACACAATGG GCGACTTTTGGGTGTAATTACGAAGAAAGATGTGCTGAGGCACGTGAAACAACTGGATAACGAAGATCCGAATTCCGTGttattcaattga